A genomic window from Quercus lobata isolate SW786 chromosome 10, ValleyOak3.0 Primary Assembly, whole genome shotgun sequence includes:
- the LOC115964065 gene encoding transcription factor MYB86-like, translating into MGRHSCCLKQKLRKGLWSPEEDEKLFNHITRFGIGCWSSVPKQAGLQRCGKSCRLRWINYLRPDLKRGMFSQQEEDLIMSLHEVLGNRWAQIAAQLPGRTDNEIKNFWNSCLKKKLMKQGIDPSTHKPLSKVEPKDEKKCTETTCFQSRGLPSTTVSTMASQGGPAFLVDDSNYYDHNGLTEASRELFMYKPSFDPMSYFEFQAGVDSNGYTSTFVPDQNHHTNIKPDIDQSQFDTNSNYGFTSMPSLTNSDHGNLSGAEFSDNSGSKMSSFFMNNEVKESSSNSSNMSSYAGFPVNDIMLENAAYSWDSDTKLESLFQFPANEIKTEELKAGSWQEGQLQAHNSVDFGSYPLTSLSEDLTGAHFDVFQQI; encoded by the exons ATGGGGCGCCATTCTTGCTGCTTGAAACAAAAGTTAAGGAAAGGTTTATGGTCTCCTGAAGAAGATGAGAAACTGTTCAATCACATAACAAGATTTGGTATTGGTTGCTGGAGTTCAGTCCCTAAACAAGCTG GATTGCAAAGGTGTGGAAAGAGTTGCAGGTTGCGATGGATAAACTACTTGAGACCCGATTTGAAGAGAGGAATGTTTTCACAGCAAGAGGAGGATCTCATTATGAGTCTACATGAAGTTCTTGGCAAcag GTGGGCTCAAATTGCAGCACAGCTACCTGGGCGAACAGACAATGAGATAAAAAACTTCTGGAATTCATGTTTGAAGAAGAAGCTAATGAAGCAAGGGATTGATCCATCCACTCACAAGCCACTAAGCAAAGTTGAACCAAAGGATGAGAAAAAATGTACAGAAACAACATGCTTTCAGTCTCGAGGACTTCCAAGTACTACTGTATCAACTATGGCTTCACAGGGTGGTCCAGCATTTCTAGTTGATGACTCAAATTACTATGATCATAATGGACTAACAGAAGCTTCAAGAGAGCTTTTCATGTACAAGCCAAGCTTTGATCCAATGTCTTACTTTGAGTTCCAAGCGGGTGTCGATTCAAATGGATATACTTCAACTTTTGTACCTGATCAGAATCATCACACAAATATCAAACCCGACATTGACCAAAGCCAATTTGATACAAATTCCAACTATGGTTTCACTTCAATGCCAAGTCTGACCAATTCTGATCATGGAAACTTATCCGGCGCAGAGTTTTCTGATAATTCAGGTTCAAAAATGAGCTCCTTTTTCATGAACAATGAGGTGAAAGAAAGCTCTAGCAACAGCTCAAACATGAGCAGCTACGCAGGGTTCCCAGTGAATGATATTATGTTAGAAAATGCAGCCTATTCATGGGATTCAGATACCAAGTTGGAGTCTTTGTTTCAGTTTCCGGCCAATGAGATAAAAACTGAGGAATTGAAGGCAGGTTCTTGGCAAGAAGGTCAGCTTCAAGCTCACAATTCCGTAGATTTCGGTAGCTATCCATTAACGTCACTTTCAGAAGATCTAACAGGAGCACATTTTGATGTTTTCCAGCAGATATGA
- the LOC115964008 gene encoding histone deacetylase 6 encodes MEESMGGASLPSGPDAKKRRVSYFYEPSIGDYYYGQGHPMKPHRIRMAHNLIVHYSLHRRMEINRPFPANPSDIRRFHSDDYVEFLASVTPETLSDHSFSRHLKRFNVGEDCPVFDGLFGFCQSSAGGSIGAAVKLNRGDADIALNWAGGLHHAKKSEASGFCYVNDIVLGILELLKVHRRVLYVDIDVHHGDGVEEAFYTTDRVMTVSFHKFGDFFPGTGHIKDTGWGTGKNYALNVPLNDGMDDESFRGLFRPLIQKVMEVYQPDAVVLQCGADSLAGDRLGCFNLSVKGHADCLRFLRSFNVPLMVLGGGGYTIRNVARCWCYETAIAVGVEPDNKLPYNEYYEYFGPDYTLHVDPSNMENLNSPKDMEKIRNTLLEQLSRLPHAPSVPFQTTPPITEVPEEAEESMERRPKQRIWNGDDYDSDPDEDLKPRHTSDMRDVIDEMEEDKGMEEDKRMDEVKIEEHPLS; translated from the exons ATGGAAGAAAGCATGGGTGGCGCGTCGCTCCCATCGGGGCCCGACGCGAAGAAGCGGCGCGTGAGCTACTTCTACGAGCCGAGCATCGGCGACTACTACTACGGCCAAGGCCACCCAATGAAACCCCACCGGATCCGCATGGCCCACAACTTGATCGTCCACTACTCCCTCCACCGCCGCATGGAGATCAACCGCCCCTTTCCGGCCAACCCCTCCGACATCCGCCGCTTCCACTCCGACGACTACGTCGAATTCCTCGCCTCCGTCACCCCCGAGACGCTCTCCGACCACTCCTTCTCTCGCCATCTCAAGAGGTTTAACGTCGGCGAGGACTGCCCCGTGTTCGACGGCTTGTTCGGATTCTGCCAGTCCTCCGCCGGCGGGTCCATCGGCGCCGCCGTCAAGCTCAACCGCGGCGACGCCGATATCGCCCTCAACTGGGCCGGTGGGCTCCACCATGCGAAGAAGTCTGAGGCTTCTGGGTTTTGCTACGTCAATGATATCGTGCTTGGCATTCTTGAGCTCCTCAAAGTTCACAGG CGTGTACTCTATGTAGATATTGATGTCCACCATGGTGATGGTGTTGAAGAGGCATTTTACACCACTGACAGAGTCATGACCGTGTCATTTCATAAATTTGGAGATTTCTTTCCAGGTACGGGGCACATTAAGGACACAGGGTGGGGGACTGGGAAGAATTATGCCCTGAATGTCCCTTTAAATGATGGAATGGACGACGAGAGTTTCCGTGGTCTGTTTCGTCCCCTCATTCAAAAAGTCATGGAGGTATATCAGCCAGATGCAGTTGTTCTTCAATGCGGAGCAGATTCATTAGCTGGTGACCGGTTGGGGTGCTTCAACTTGTCCGTAAAGGGCCATGCAGATTGCCTTCGTTTTCTTAGATCTTTCAACGTACCTCTGATGGTCTTGGGTGGGGGAGGGTATACTATCCGCAATGTTGCTCGTTGCTGGTGCTACGAG ACAGCGATTGCAGTTGGGGTAGAGCCTGATAATAAATTGCCTTACaatgaatattatgaatattttggGCCAGATTATACTCTTCACGTTGATCCAAGCAACATGGAGAACCTAAACTCACCCAAAGATATGGAGAAAATAAG GAATACACTGCTAGAGCAACTTTCCAGATTACCACATGCACCTAGTGTACCTTTTCAGACAACGCCACCCATCACAGAAGTTCCAGAAGAG GCTGAAGAGAGCATGGAACGAAGGCCAAAACAGCGCATATGGAATGGTGATGATTATGACTCTGATCCTGATGAAGATTTGAAGCCTCGGCATACTTCTGACATGAG GGATGTAATTGATGAAATGGAAGAAGATAAAGGAATGGAAGAAGATAAAAGAATGGATGAAGTTAAAATCGAAGAGCATCCACTGTCTTGA
- the LOC115964001 gene encoding uncharacterized protein LOC115964001, producing the protein MTTPKYSYSTPSTAQMSLQQLRQISVTSHHFQIQPLIPYPIQISTPPKNPFLTTTLSHKPTHSSSSSSTKTQDNGIPIEDVKILVKFKSRHNFIRVLQVSRKADHPFADSRLLLLDTPGNIHSISFRFKSFTDTYFDVFATLPPILPPGPVAILGFGAGSAARLCLELYPELVIHGWELDPSVIAVGREYFGLERLEKQYPDRLFIYIGNALKASVRDGFSGIFVDLFSQGSLIPELQDPNTWEVLKRCLRKGGRVMVNVGGSCVEAEDKRRDGKVVMEESLKAMRRVFGENLFVLSLGNRKEDSSIALTGDLPDLEAWKKVLPGSLRCYVDMWTQFCV; encoded by the coding sequence ATGACCACACCAAAGTATTCATACTCAACTCCGAGCACAGCGCAAATGTCACTCCAACAACTCCGCCAAATCTCAGTTACTTCACACCATTTCCAAATCCAACCGTTAATCCCCTACCCAATTCAAATCTCAACCCCTCCAAAAAACCCATTCCTCACAACAACTCTCTCACACAAACCAacccactcttcttcttcttcttccaccaAAACCCAAGACAATGGCATTCCAATTGAAGACGTCAAAATCCTCGTAAAATTCAAGTCCAGGCACAACTTCATTCGTGTCCTCCAAGTTTCCAGAAAAGCCGACCACCCTTTTGCTGATTCAAGGTTGCTCCTTCTAGACACTCCTGGAAACATTCACAGCATCTCTTTCCGATTCAAATCTTTCACAGACACTTACTTTGATGTCTTTGCCACCTTACCTCCTATACTACCACCAGGACCCGTCGCAATTCTCGGGTTTGGAGCGGGTTCTGCAGCCCGTTTATGCCTTGAGTTGTACCCGGAATTGGTTATTCATGGTTGGGAGCTTGACCCATCTGTGATTGCAGTTGGGAGAGAGTATTTTGGCCTTGAAAGGCTGGAGAAGCAATACCCAGATAGGCTTTTTATTTACATTGGAAATGCTTTGAAAGCTAGTGTTCGAGACGGGTTTTCGGGGATCTTTGTTGATTTGTTTAGTCAAGGTAGTTTGATACCTGAGCTTCAGGATCCAAATACTTGGGAAGTGCTCAAGAGGTGTTTGAGGAAAGGTGGGAGAGTGATGGTTAATGTTGGGGGTAGTTGTGTGGAGGCTGAGGATAAAAGGAGAGATGGGAAAGTAGTTATGGAGGAATCTTTGAAGGCGATGAGACGGGTTTTTGgcgaaaatttatttgttttgagtcTTGGGAATCGGAAGGAGGATAGCTCGATTGCTCTTACTGGTGATTTGCCAGATCTTGAGGCGTGGAAGAAGGTGCTTCCTGGTTCATTGAGGTGTTATGTTGATATGTGGACtcaattttgtgtttaa